DNA from Pseudomonas mendocina:
TGAAACCTACCACGCGCCCTGCCAATTCGTCGTCCCCCAGAATCAGCGCATAGCGTGCGCCACTCTTGTCGGCCTTCTTGAACTGGCTCTTGAAACTACCGGCACCGGCGTTGACCAGCAGACGAATGCCGGGAATGGCATCGCGAATCCGCTCGGCCAGCGACAGTGCCGCCAGCTCGGCCGGCTCACCGAATGCGCAGATGTAGATGTCGGCGGCGCGGTTCAACTCGGCCGGCAGCAGCTCGAGAGTCTCCAGCAGCAGTACCAGACGCTCCACCCCCATGGCGAAACCTACGCCAGGTGTCGGCTTGCCACCGAGCTGCCCGACCAGGCCGTCATAACGGCCACCGGCGCAGACGGTACCTTGCGATCCCAGCTTGTCGGTGACCCACTCGAATACGGTGCGATTGTAGTAATCCAGGCCACGTACCAGCTTCTGGTTGATCTGGTAACGAATGCCAGCGGCATCCAGGCGCGCCTTGACCCCTTCGAAGTGTTGCAGCGACTCCTCGTCCAGATAGTCACCCAGAACCGGCGCACCGACCAGAACGGCCTGAGTGCTCTCGCTCTTGCTATCGAGGATGCGCAGCGGATTGGTGGTCAGGCGACGCTGGCTGTCTTCGTCGAGCTGATCGAAACGCTCCTGCAGGTAGGCCACCAGAGCGTCACGATAGGCGGCACGCGCCTCGCTGGAGCCCAGGCTGTTGAGCTGCAAGGTCACTGCGTCGGACAGGCCGAGCTGCTTCCACAGACGCCAGGTGAGCACGATCAACTCCGCATCGACGTCAGGCCCCGGCAAGTTGAAGGCTTCCACGCCCACCTGATGGAACTGGCGATAACGCCCCTTCTGCGGTTTCTCGTAGCGGAACATCGGACCGGCGTACCATAGCTTCTGCACCTGGCCACCACCGGACAAACCATGCTCGAGCACGGCACGCACGCAGCCGGCGGTTCCTTCGGGACGCAGGGTCAGCGATTCTTCGTTACGGTCGCGGAAGGTGTACATCTCCTTGTCGACCACGTCGGTGCCTTCGCCAATACCGCGGGCGAACAGCTCGGTGTACTCGACGATGGGCAGACGGATTTCCTTGTAGCCATAGCCATCGAGCAGGCTGACCAGAGTACTTTCCAGGTAGCGCCAGGCAGGAGTCTGCTCCGGCAGAATATCGTTCATGCCACGAATGGCTTGCAAAGACTTGCTCACAAAGAATCCTTAAAACGCAGCAATTCAGCCGCGCACGATCACAGCGGCATCGGCGGCAGCTTTTTCGGCTGCCTTGTCGCGGATGAGCTTCTCCAGCTCATCCACCAGATTTTCGTTGGTCAGCTTCGATGCCGGCTTGCCGTCGATGTAGACCAGGTTGTTCGG
Protein-coding regions in this window:
- the hisS gene encoding histidine--tRNA ligase; this encodes MSKSLQAIRGMNDILPEQTPAWRYLESTLVSLLDGYGYKEIRLPIVEYTELFARGIGEGTDVVDKEMYTFRDRNEESLTLRPEGTAGCVRAVLEHGLSGGGQVQKLWYAGPMFRYEKPQKGRYRQFHQVGVEAFNLPGPDVDAELIVLTWRLWKQLGLSDAVTLQLNSLGSSEARAAYRDALVAYLQERFDQLDEDSQRRLTTNPLRILDSKSESTQAVLVGAPVLGDYLDEESLQHFEGVKARLDAAGIRYQINQKLVRGLDYYNRTVFEWVTDKLGSQGTVCAGGRYDGLVGQLGGKPTPGVGFAMGVERLVLLLETLELLPAELNRAADIYICAFGEPAELAALSLAERIRDAIPGIRLLVNAGAGSFKSQFKKADKSGARYALILGDDELAGRVVGFKPLRDDSEQQSVAWDALAEHLAACLAQA